The genome window TCGGGGCCGCGCAGCCCGCCTCGAGACCGGCGAGGACGGCGCGCTCGGCGGTCGCGCAGGCGTGCGTGGTCGCGTGGTCGACGGCCTTCAGCGCGCGGGCGACGTCTCCGCGGCCGGTCTCCTCGCCCGCCCGGACCTCCAGCGCGAGCGCGCCCTGTCCGGGGGCCGTCGGCACCTGGGACAGCGCGAAGAAGTCGGTGACCGCGTCGAGGCGGCCGAGCCGGCCGAGCCCCGCGGCGGCGAGCACGACGGCGTCGAGGTCGCCCTCGGCGACCCTCCCGAGCCGGGTGTCCACGTTGCCGCGGATGTCGACGACCTCCAGGTCGGGACGGACCGACTTCAGCTGGGCGACGCGGCGCGGCGAGCCGGTGCCCACCGTGGCGCCCTCGGGCAGCGTCTCCAGCGTGAGGCCGTCGCGCGCGCAGAGCGCGTCGCGCGCGTCCGCCCGCTTCGGCACGGCGCCGATGACCAGGCCGGGCGCCTGCGCGGTCGGCAGGTCCTTGAGCGAGTGGACGAGCAGGTCGCACTCGTCGGCGAGGAGGGCCTCCCGCAGCGCGGTGGCGAAGACGCCGGTGCCGCCGAGCTCCGACAGCGACTCGCGCGAGGTGTCGCCGTGCGTGGTGACGGTGACCAGCTCGATGTCAAGCCCGGTCGCCCGGGCGATCGACTCGGCGACGGCGGTCGTCTGCGCGACCGCGAGCGCGCTGCCGCGGGTGCCGATGCGCAGCACGCCGTCGCGGCGCGCGGACGCGCCCTCGGCCTTGCTCACCGTGCCGCTCACGGCGCGAGCCCCGCGGCGGCCGGCTTGAAGCCGAGGCGGACGTTCTCGCAGCAGCCCGGGCGGCACACGTCGTACCAGGGACCGAGCGTGGTCAGCGCGGGGCGCTGCTCGACCGGGACGCCGTCGCGGCGCTCCAGGACGAGGTCGACCAGGCCCTTCACGTAGCGGGCGTGGGTGCCGGGGGTGGGCACGCGGACGGCGACGAGGCCGTTCTCCTCGCTGGTCTCCATCGCCTCGTTGTCGAGGTCCCAGAGCACCTCCATGTGGTCGCTCACGAAACCGAGCGGCACGATGATGACGGCCTTGACGCCGAGCGCGGGGAGCTCGGCGATCCGGTCGTTGATGTCGGGCTCCAGCCACGGCATCGACGGCGGGCCGGAGCGGGACTGGTAGACGAGGTCCCAGCCGATGACGCCGCCGGTCGCCTCCTGCGAGACGATCTCGGCGACGGCCAGGTGCTGGGCCGCGTAGGCGCCGCCCTCTCCGAAGCCGCGCTCGGCGGGACCGGACTTGGCTGCGTCCGTCGACGGGATGGAGTGCGTCGAGTAGAGGATGCGCATCTCGGTCGCCGGGTCGATGCCCGGCACGCGCTCGCGGAGCTCGTCGACGGCGTTGCGTACGCCCTCGATGAACGGCTCCACGAAGCCGGGGTGGTCGAAGAACTGGCGCACCTTGTCGATCTGGATGGTGCCCTCCAGGCCCTTCTCCTCCAGCACGCGGGCGAAGTCCTCGCGGTATTGGCGGCAGCTCGAATAGGAGGAGTAGGCGCTCGTCGCGATGGCGATCAGCTTGGTGAAGCCGCGCTCCTGCGCCTCGGCCAGGGCGTCCTCGAGGTACGGGTCCCAGTTGCGGTTGCCCCACAGCACGGGGAGGTCGATGCCGCGCGACGCCAGCTCGGCCTCCAGCGCGGCCTTCAGCTCGCGGTTCTGGTCGTTGATCGGGCTCACCCCGCCGAAGTGGCGGTAGTGGTGCGCGACCTCCTCCAGGCGCTCCTCCGGGATGCCGCGACCGCGGGTCACGTTGCGCAAGAACGGGATGACATCGTCCTGGCCCTCGGGGCCGCCGAAGCCGGCGAGGAGGATCGCGTCGTAGGCGACCGGCTCGGTCACGTGCTCCGGGCCGGAGGCGGCGGCCGGCGTCGCGCCGAGCACCCGCGGCACGGCCTCGGTACCCGTCACTGGAGCACCTCCACGACCTCGGCCGGCTGGATGCGGCGGCCGGTGAAGAACGGCACCTCTTCGCGCACGTGGCGGCGCGCCTCGGTGTAGCGGAGGTCGCGCATCATGTCCACCAGGTCGGTGAGCTCGTCGGCCTCCAGCGGCAGGATCCACTCGTAGTCGCCGAGCGCGAACGAGGCGACCGTGTTGGCCAGGACACCCCGGAACGCGGCGCCCATGCGACCGTGCTCGGCGAGCATCTGAGAACGCTCGTCCTCGGGCAGCAGGTACCAGTCGTAGCTGCGCACGAAGGGGTAGACGCAGAGCCAGCCACGCGGCTCCTTGCCGCGGAGGAACCCGGGCACGTGCTGGCGGTTGAACTCGGCGTCGCGGTGCACTCCCATCGCGTTCCAGGTGGGGAGCAGCGACTTGAAGAGCCGGGTGCGGCGGAGCTGGCGGAGCCCCCACTGCAGCGCCTCGGCCTCCGGGCCGTGCAGCCAGATCATGACGTCGGCGTCGGCCTTGAGGCCGCTCACGTCGTAGAGTCCGCGGGTGACGACGCCCTGCAGCTCGATGTCGGCGATCACGCCTTCGAGCTCTTGGACGGCCTTCGGCACGTCGGTGCCGTCGAGGTCGTCGGGACGGGCGGGGTCCCGGCGCAGGACGGCCCAGAGGGTGAAACCGCTGGGGCCTTCGGGGGTGGTGTCTTCGGGGGCGGTCGACTCTGCCGGAACGGCAGCCGGGGTACTCATACCGACAGTCTCCCTCGCAAAGCTGAGAAGGCAAAAACCGGACGGGCCGCGTCCGTCGGACGGCCCGGTGTCAGCGGCGCGACGCCGCCACGATCCCCCAGACCGCGCCCCCCACGGCCACGGCCACCCCGACGGCGATCCCGACCAGGGCGAGCGGGTTGTCGTCCCGCAGCCGGCGGAACCGCTCCGCCGTCCGCGCGGGGACGTTCACCTTGTACTGGATGGCGTCGATGGTGGCGGCCAGGTCGGCCCTGGCCCGCTCGACGCCGCTGCGGTCAGTTGTCATATCGGCCCAACCCCTTCACTGCGTCGATGTCCGACCGGACGCTCGCGATGGTCTCCTTGGGCGCTGCGCCGTCCACGCGCTTGAGCGAGCCGACGCCGATCAGCGCCAGGATCGCCGCGATGATCAGGAGGGCGCCGAAGACGATGAGCGCCGCCGCCCAGCCCGGCAGCACGACCGCGAGTCCCAGGATCGCCGCCGCGACGAGCACGCCCAGCGCGAAGAAGAGGAAGGCGGCGGCGACCACGAAGAGCCCTATGCCGATTCCGGCATACTTCGCCTTCTCGGCGTACTCGGCCCTGAGGTTCGCCAGCTCGGCCTTGACCAGCTGGATCAGCAGCCGCGGCAGCGACGCGATCAGCTCACCCAGCGACTGCGACCTGGCGCTCTCCCGATCGGTCATCGGCTCACCCGCCCTTTTCGTGACATCCGTGGCATCCGTGTTCGACTGCTCGCGACCGGATCAGGTCGTCTCTGGATCATCTCGCGTGGCGGCGACGACGGCCACCCCCGCCGTGCCTGCCGGCCTGCGGGCCTCGCGGCGCCGGTCGTTCGCCCGGGCGACGGCCTTCCTGACCGTGACGTAGATGGCCTCGGGGGCTTCGCCGACCTTCGCGGCGACGAAGTCCTCGACAGCGTTCACCTGCTTCTGCACCCCCGGTGACTCCCAGACCTTCTGCGCGGCCGCCTTCATCTGCTCGTAGCGCTTGCGCCCGGCGCGCGTGCCCAGCACGTAGCCGACCGCCGCTCCCGTCACGAAGAGGATCTTGCCCCGCATTCCGTCCTACCCTTCCAGGTCGTCGGTCAGTGCCTTCCAGCGTAGCCCCCTGGCCCGCTCGGCCACCCGGCGCGCGTCCGGGATGACGGAGGCGAGCCCGGTGCCGGTCAGCCAGGAGCCGGTCACCTCGAGTCCTTCGACGCCCTCTGCTCCGTCGCGGACGCGCGCGATGCGCTCCCGCTGCCCCACTGTGGCATAGGGGAGGGCGTTCGTCCAGGGGGTCCGGGCGAAGGCGGCGACATCGGATGCCGTGAGCGGAATATTCAGCAGCGCAGCCGCGTCCGCGACCGCCTGATCGCGGAGCGCGGTGTCGCCGAGGGCGAGCGTGTCGGCCGGGCGGCCGGCGCGTCCGTACGACAGCCGGACCACGTGGCGTCCGGGCCCCGCCGCCTCGGCGACCCACGCCCACTTGGCGCTGGAGTGGGTCATCGCCTTGGCGGCGACGCCGGAGTCCGGGCCGTCGGCGACGAGCACGCCGGTGCCGCGCGGGGCCGCGCCGACGCGGTCGTCGGTGAGGACCAGGGTGACCAGCTCGACGCTGGAGGCCGCAGGCCAGTCGAGGGCGCCGAGGTCGGCGAGGGCGGCGTCCATGCCCGGGAGCAGGGCGAGAGCGGCGTCGGCGGGCGACGTCACAACGACCACGTCGGCGTCCAGGGCGGCGCCGTCGGCGAGGGTCACGGTCCAGCGGGCCGGACGCGCGTCGGCGGGGTCGGCGGGGTCGGCGGGGTCGGCGGGGTCGGCGTTCGGGCGCGCGTCGAGGCCGCCGTCCTCCGGGACGAGCCCGTCGAGCGCGAGGTCGCCGGCGGCCTCGACCAGGGCGTCCTCCACGGCCGCCGCCGCGACCTCCTCGGGGTCCGGCGCGACCCAGGGGGTCACCGAGACGACCGCTGCGTCCGTGCGGATCGTGCCGCCGCGGGCCGCGATGTCTCCGGCGAGCGCCTCCGGCAGCCGCCACATGCCGCCGCGGATGCCCTGCACCGCGCTGCCGGCCTTCGCCTTCGAACGCAGCTCCCCCACCGCGCCGGAGAGGGAGCCGAGCCGGGTCAGCGCGGCGTTCAGTCCGGGGGCGACCACGTCGACGTCCAGGTCGTCGGGGTTCGCGGAGTAGACGCCGGTGACGACAGGCGAGACGAGCTCGTCGAGGACCTTGGCGCCCATGCGCTTGCGGACCAGCGTGCCGAGCCGGCGCTCCTGGCCGATCTTGAGGACGGGGATGAGCCGGTCGAGGTAGGCGCGCACGGCGCCGCCCCAGCCGATGGCGGCGACGACATCGGTGGCCAGGGGCGAGCTCGGGATGCCGAGCAGCCCGGCTTTCGGGAGCGGAACGGTGCGCGTGCCGTTGCGGACCCACGCGCCCGCGGGGTTCGGCTCCACGATGTCGTCGCCGAGACCCAGTTCGTTCAGGAGGGCGGCGACGTGGCCGCCGCGCGTCGCGTAGCTCTCGGCACCGGCGTCCACGGTGATCCCGCCGAGCTCCAGCGGCGCCACGGATCCGCCGACCCGGCCGGAGGCCTCCAGCAGGGTCACCTCGAAGCCGGGCCGGGCGCACTCCCGGGCGACGACCAGTCCGGAGACTCCGCCGCCGATGACGACGATCCGGGTCGGCGGCGCCTCCACGGCGTGGCGGATGCCCTCGGCGAGGGCGTCGTGGTCGAGGCCGTCGTGGTCGAGGCCATCGTGGTCGAGGCCGTCGCGATCGAGCGGTCCGGAGATCATGCCCGCCATCCGTGGACGAGCTCCACCACGCGCGTCAGCACCGTCGGATCGGTCTCGGGCGGGACGCCGTGACCGAGGTTGAGGACGTGGGCCGGCGCCTCCCGGCCGCGCTCCAGGACGTCGACGACGTGCGCCGAGAGCACCTCCCAGGGCGCGTCGAGCATCGCCGGGTCGACGTTGCCCTGCACCGGCACGACGTGGCCGAGCCGGCGCGCGGCCTCGTCCAGGGGCGTGCGGTAGTCCACGCCGACGGTGTCGGCTCCCACCTCGTGCATCGCCTTGAGCAACTCGCCGGTTCCGACGCCGAAGTGCACGATCGGGACGTTGCGCACCAGCGGCTCGAGGTCGCCGATCGCGTCGGCGTCGGCCGCCGGGGGCCGTGGCACCTCGTAGGTGAGGTCGCGCACGTGCGAGAGCGCCCGGGCGGACGCGGGCGCGACGTGCTCGACATAGTCGTGCAGCGACAGCGAGCCCGCCCAGGAGTCGAACAGCTGCGCGGCGCTCGCGCCGGCCAGCAGCTGCGCCCGCAGGAAGGCGCCGGTGACGTCGGCGCTCCACGCCATCAGTCGCGCCCAGGTCTCCGGGTCGGCGTGCATGAGCGTGCGGGCGCGGATGTGGTCCTTCGAGGGGCCGCCCTCCACGAGGTACGCCGCGAGCGTGAAGGGCGCGCCGGCGAAACCGATCAGCGGGGTGTCGCCGAGCTCCGCCGTCGTCAGCCGGACCGCCTCGGCGATCGGGGCGAAGGTCTCGGCGCCGAGGGAGGCCGGGTCGACCTCCTCGAGGCGCGCCACGTCGGCGGCGGTGCGCACGGGCTGCTCGAAGACCGGGCCCTTGCCGGGCTGGATCTCGACCGCGACGCCCGCGAGCTTGAGCGGCACGACGATGTCGCTGAAGAAGATGCCCGCGTCCACACCGTGCCTGCGCACCGGCTGCAGGGTCATCTCGCTCGCCATCGCGGGGTCGAGGCAGGCGTCGAGCATGCGCGTCCCGACCCGCAGCTCGCGGTACTCGGGGAGCGAGCGCCCGGCCTGGCGCATGAACCAGACGGGGACGGTCTCCTGGCGTTCGCCCTGGTAGGAGCGGACCAGGCGGCTGTCCGCGGTGCGGCCGGCGGAGAGCGGGTGGGACGGGTCGAGGGAGGTCACTCGTCGATTCTGCCAGGGCCCAATCTGCCAATCCCCCGGGAATCCTGTCGAACAGGCTCAGGACGGGGTATCCCGATTCGAGTCTCGACGGCGCCGAGCGTATCCTTTCACCCGTGCTTCTCTGCTTCTCGTCGAGCCACCGCACTGCGGAGTTCGACCTCCTCGAACGGCTCGAGCGCCATGCGCCGGCCGTCACCGCGGCACTCGCGGAGCAGCACGGGATCGTCGCCGGATCGGTCGTCCTCGCGACCTGCAACCGCTTCGAGGCCTACCTCGACGTGGACGCGCAGCGCCTCGCCGGGGCCGCGACCGCGGACCACGTGATCGAGACCGTCGCCGCCGCAAGCGGCATCGACGCCGACGTGCTGCGCTCCTCCAGCGCCGTCTACAGCGACGACGCCGTCGCCGAGCACCTCTTCTCCGTCTCCAGCGGCCTCGAGTCCGTCGTCGTCGGCGAAGGCGAGATCGCCGGGCAGGTGCGCCGCGCGCTGCAGGCGGCCCGCACCTCCGGCACCGTGACCGGGAACCTGGAGCGCGTCTTCCAGGTCGCGTCGCGCACCTCCCGCGGCGTCAAGAACCAGACCGGCATCATGACCGCCGGCCGCTCGATGGTCCGCCTCGCGCTCGAACTGGCCGAGAGCCGGATCACGGACTGGGCCGCTGTGCGCGTCCTGCTGGTCGGGACCGGCAAGTACGCCGGGGCCAGCCTGGCGGCGCTGCGCGAGCGCGGCGTGGTCGACGTGCAGGTGTTCTCGCCGACCGGGCGCGCCGCGAAGTTCGCGCTGTCGCACGATGTCGTCCCCGTCGAGTCCGACGACCTCCTGGAGGCGCTCGGCGCCGCGGACCTGGTCGTCACCTGCTCGGCCGTGACGGACCACGTGATCACCCGCACCCTGCTGGCGGACGCGATCGCCGCACCGGACGCCGCCGAACGCCGCCTCGTGATCGACCTCGGCCTCCCGCGCAACGTCGACCCCGCGGTCGCCGAGCTGCGCGGCGTCGAACTGCTCGACCTGGAGACCATCAGCATCCACGCCCCGGTGGAGGAGCTGAATGCCGCAGCCGACGCCCGTGAGCTCGTCGGCGCGGCCGCCGCCGAGTTCGCCGCGCAGAGCGCCGAGCAGGCCATCACCCCGGCACTGGTCGCCCTCCGCACGCACGTGTTCGGCGTCCTCGACGCGGAGATCGCACGGGCCCGCTCGCGCGGCGACTCGTCCGAGCAGACCGAGGCCGCCCTGCGCCACCTCGCCGGCGTGCTCCTGCACACCCCGTCGGTGCGCGCCCGCGAACTCGCCAGGAACGGCGACGCCCAGGCGTTCGTCGACGCCGCAGCCGCCCTGTTCGGCGTCGAGGTCGAGGAGCCCCCGCGCGCTGCCGGCCTCCGCGCCGTCGACGACGAGACCGCCGCCTCCTGACGTCCGTCCAGGAGCACCCACCAGAGGAGGACACGTGAGCGACGAGGCCACGATCACCGCCACCGAGCCGCACGCCGCCACCGGCCTGCCCTACGCGGCGGAGGAGCTCCGCACCGAGCGACTGCTGCTCCGCCCGCTCAACAGCGGCGACCTGGAGAACGCGCACGAGTTCGAGCGGCTGAAGGACGTGGCCCGCTACCTCTACTGGGAGGTGCACGACCACGACGAGTCGGCCGAGCACCTGCGCAAGCGCATCGCGATGAACCGCCTCGCGGCCGACGGCGACGGCATCGTCTACGCGGTCGAGCTGCCGGACCCCGAGGGCGGGCACAGCCGGGTGATCGGCCACGTGAGCCTCTTCCTCAAGAAGGCGGAGTGGGCGAAGTTCGAGATGGGCTGGGTGTTCCACCCGGCCGTCCACGGCCGCGGCTACGCCACCGAAGCGACCACCCGCCTTCTGGAGCTCTGCTTCGAAACCCTCGGCGGCCACCGCGTCTTCGCCCAGCTCGACGCCCGCAACGAGGCGTCGGCGCGGCTCTGCGGCATCATCGGGATGACGCAGGAGGCGCTGCTGCGCGGGAGCGAGATCTACAAGGGCGAGTGGTCGGACACCGCGGTGTTCGCGATCCTGGAGGACGACTTCCGCGCGGGCCGGTGAGGTCGGCGGCATCTGAAATCATAGATGCGTGCACCTCTGCTATGTCGATGATTCGGGCGACCCTTCACGCGGGAAGCTGCTGACCGCGTTACTGATCCGGGATGTCGATTGGTCCCACGTCCTC of Leifsonia shinshuensis contains these proteins:
- the hemC gene encoding hydroxymethylbilane synthase; the protein is MSGTVSKAEGASARRDGVLRIGTRGSALAVAQTTAVAESIARATGLDIELVTVTTHGDTSRESLSELGGTGVFATALREALLADECDLLVHSLKDLPTAQAPGLVIGAVPKRADARDALCARDGLTLETLPEGATVGTGSPRRVAQLKSVRPDLEVVDIRGNVDTRLGRVAEGDLDAVVLAAAGLGRLGRLDAVTDFFALSQVPTAPGQGALALEVRAGEETGRGDVARALKAVDHATTHACATAERAVLAGLEAGCAAPIGASALVDDGLLFLTATVYRPDGSERLTASHAATPDSFGAADLDEAARDVGARVVAELLGAGAADLAPLGSA
- a CDS encoding ferrochelatase, which codes for MTGTEAVPRVLGATPAAASGPEHVTEPVAYDAILLAGFGGPEGQDDVIPFLRNVTRGRGIPEERLEEVAHHYRHFGGVSPINDQNRELKAALEAELASRGIDLPVLWGNRNWDPYLEDALAEAQERGFTKLIAIATSAYSSYSSCRQYREDFARVLEEKGLEGTIQIDKVRQFFDHPGFVEPFIEGVRNAVDELRERVPGIDPATEMRILYSTHSIPSTDAAKSGPAERGFGEGGAYAAQHLAVAEIVSQEATGGVIGWDLVYQSRSGPPSMPWLEPDINDRIAELPALGVKAVIIVPLGFVSDHMEVLWDLDNEAMETSEENGLVAVRVPTPGTHARYVKGLVDLVLERRDGVPVEQRPALTTLGPWYDVCRPGCCENVRLGFKPAAAGLAP
- the hemQ gene encoding hydrogen peroxide-dependent heme synthase, producing the protein MSTPAAVPAESTAPEDTTPEGPSGFTLWAVLRRDPARPDDLDGTDVPKAVQELEGVIADIELQGVVTRGLYDVSGLKADADVMIWLHGPEAEALQWGLRQLRRTRLFKSLLPTWNAMGVHRDAEFNRQHVPGFLRGKEPRGWLCVYPFVRSYDWYLLPEDERSQMLAEHGRMGAAFRGVLANTVASFALGDYEWILPLEADELTDLVDMMRDLRYTEARRHVREEVPFFTGRRIQPAEVVEVLQ
- a CDS encoding DUF3618 domain-containing protein; amino-acid sequence: MTTDRSGVERARADLAATIDAIQYKVNVPARTAERFRRLRDDNPLALVGIAVGVAVAVGGAVWGIVAASRR
- a CDS encoding phage holin family protein, whose protein sequence is MTDRESARSQSLGELIASLPRLLIQLVKAELANLRAEYAEKAKYAGIGIGLFVVAAAFLFFALGVLVAAAILGLAVVLPGWAAALIVFGALLIIAAILALIGVGSLKRVDGAAPKETIASVRSDIDAVKGLGRYDN
- a CDS encoding protoporphyrinogen/coproporphyrinogen oxidase, with the translated sequence MISGPLDRDGLDHDGLDHDGLDHDALAEGIRHAVEAPPTRIVVIGGGVSGLVVARECARPGFEVTLLEASGRVGGSVAPLELGGITVDAGAESYATRGGHVAALLNELGLGDDIVEPNPAGAWVRNGTRTVPLPKAGLLGIPSSPLATDVVAAIGWGGAVRAYLDRLIPVLKIGQERRLGTLVRKRMGAKVLDELVSPVVTGVYSANPDDLDVDVVAPGLNAALTRLGSLSGAVGELRSKAKAGSAVQGIRGGMWRLPEALAGDIAARGGTIRTDAAVVSVTPWVAPDPEEVAAAAVEDALVEAAGDLALDGLVPEDGGLDARPNADPADPADPADPADARPARWTVTLADGAALDADVVVVTSPADAALALLPGMDAALADLGALDWPAASSVELVTLVLTDDRVGAAPRGTGVLVADGPDSGVAAKAMTHSSAKWAWVAEAAGPGRHVVRLSYGRAGRPADTLALGDTALRDQAVADAAALLNIPLTASDVAAFARTPWTNALPYATVGQRERIARVRDGAEGVEGLEVTGSWLTGTGLASVIPDARRVAERARGLRWKALTDDLEG
- the hemE gene encoding uroporphyrinogen decarboxylase; its protein translation is MTSLDPSHPLSAGRTADSRLVRSYQGERQETVPVWFMRQAGRSLPEYRELRVGTRMLDACLDPAMASEMTLQPVRRHGVDAGIFFSDIVVPLKLAGVAVEIQPGKGPVFEQPVRTAADVARLEEVDPASLGAETFAPIAEAVRLTTAELGDTPLIGFAGAPFTLAAYLVEGGPSKDHIRARTLMHADPETWARLMAWSADVTGAFLRAQLLAGASAAQLFDSWAGSLSLHDYVEHVAPASARALSHVRDLTYEVPRPPAADADAIGDLEPLVRNVPIVHFGVGTGELLKAMHEVGADTVGVDYRTPLDEAARRLGHVVPVQGNVDPAMLDAPWEVLSAHVVDVLERGREAPAHVLNLGHGVPPETDPTVLTRVVELVHGWRA
- a CDS encoding glutamyl-tRNA reductase, with the protein product MLLCFSSSHRTAEFDLLERLERHAPAVTAALAEQHGIVAGSVVLATCNRFEAYLDVDAQRLAGAATADHVIETVAAASGIDADVLRSSSAVYSDDAVAEHLFSVSSGLESVVVGEGEIAGQVRRALQAARTSGTVTGNLERVFQVASRTSRGVKNQTGIMTAGRSMVRLALELAESRITDWAAVRVLLVGTGKYAGASLAALRERGVVDVQVFSPTGRAAKFALSHDVVPVESDDLLEALGAADLVVTCSAVTDHVITRTLLADAIAAPDAAERRLVIDLGLPRNVDPAVAELRGVELLDLETISIHAPVEELNAAADARELVGAAAAEFAAQSAEQAITPALVALRTHVFGVLDAEIARARSRGDSSEQTEAALRHLAGVLLHTPSVRARELARNGDAQAFVDAAAALFGVEVEEPPRAAGLRAVDDETAAS
- a CDS encoding GNAT family N-acetyltransferase gives rise to the protein MSDEATITATEPHAATGLPYAAEELRTERLLLRPLNSGDLENAHEFERLKDVARYLYWEVHDHDESAEHLRKRIAMNRLAADGDGIVYAVELPDPEGGHSRVIGHVSLFLKKAEWAKFEMGWVFHPAVHGRGYATEATTRLLELCFETLGGHRVFAQLDARNEASARLCGIIGMTQEALLRGSEIYKGEWSDTAVFAILEDDFRAGR